The Triticum aestivum cultivar Chinese Spring chromosome 3A, IWGSC CS RefSeq v2.1, whole genome shotgun sequence genome includes a region encoding these proteins:
- the LOC123061478 gene encoding uncharacterized protein At1g03900, whose translation MASGSEQPQAETEPEAVELVLFQVAECYVYLIPPRKTAASYRADEWNVNKWAWEGALKVASKGEECVIKLEDKSTGELYARAFLREGEPHPVEAVIDSSRYFVLRVEENIDGRQRHAFIGLGFRERTEAYDFQAALHDHMKYLNKKKTAEEMVQHYENTSSVDYSLKEGETLVLQLKNKESASKTKSAFFEQGLNKLSFNEKANTKEATVSLKLPPPPPSPVSPTDSGVAISPFKAEFPSQEQPGTGDAGDAAAPFKAEFPSQEEALDDIVEARAEAAPRNQPAAAEKSKQGSVDDEFDFGDFQAAA comes from the exons ATGGCGAGCGGCAGCGAGCAGCCGCAGGCGGAGACCGAGCCCGAGGCGGTGGAGCTCGTGCTGTTCCAGGTCGCCGAGTGCTACGTCTATCTG ATACCTCCTAGGAAGACGGCCGCCTCTTACAG GGCTGATGAGTGGAATGTCAACAAATGGGCTTGGGAAGGGGCACTTAAGGTTGCCAGCAAGGGGGAAGAATGTGTCATCAAACTGGAAGACAAGAGCACTG GTGAGCTGTATGCCAGGGCATTTCTGAGAGAAGGCGAACCACATCCGGTGGAAGCTGTAATTGATAGCAGCAG ATATTTTGTACTTCGCGTTGAAGAGAATATAG ATGGGCGTCAGCGTCATGCTTTTATAGGGTTAGGCTTCCGTGAAAGAACTGAAGCATATGACTTCCAAGCTGCTCTACATGACCATATGAA ATATCTAAACAAGAAGAAGACCGCTGAAGAGATGGTGCAGCACTATGAGAATACGTCATCAGTGGATTATAGCCTCAAAGAAGGGGAAACTTTAGTTCTCCAACTAAAAAAT AAAGAAAGTGCCAGCAAGACAAAATCTGCATTTTTCGAGCAAGGTCTGAACAAGCTGTCGTTCAATGAAAAAGCAAACACCAAGGAGGCCACAGTGTCCCTCAAACTCCCGCCACCTCCACCCTCACCCGTGTCTCCAACTGATTCTGGAGTTGCCATTTCCCCTTTCAAAGCAGAATTTCCTTCCCAGGAACAACCAGGCACCGGCGATGCCGGGGACGCCGCCGCTCCTTTCAAAGCAGAATTTCCTTCACAAGAAGAAGCACTGGATGATATCGTGGAAGCTAGAGCAGAAGCTGCTCCTCGTAATCAACCAGCCGCAGCAGAGAAGAGCAAACAAGGAAGCGTGGATGATGAGTTTGACTTTGGGGACTTCCAGGCTGCTGCTTGA